One Methylocapsa sp. D3K7 DNA window includes the following coding sequences:
- the nuoH gene encoding NADH-quinone oxidoreductase subunit NuoH, with protein MTSFAATWPLLLTLIKSVALLVILLIFIAYVLYADRKIWAAVQLRRGPNVVGPFGLWQSFADMLKFVFKEPIIPDGANKGVFLLAPFVMGMLALSAWAVIPISAGWAVADLNVGILYIFAISSLSVYGIIMGGWASNSKYPFLSALRSAAQMISYEVSIGFVIITVLLCAGSLNLGDIVQAQDTRFGLLGWYWLPLFPMFVIFFISALAETNRPPFDLVEAESELVAGFMVEYSSTPYMIFMLAEYVAIVTMCALTTILFLGGWLPPFQVWPFLLIPGAVWFILKVCLVFFMISMVKAFVPRYRYDQLMRLGWKVFLPLSLGMVVLVAGVLQFTGWGAGMGQ; from the coding sequence ATGACATCCTTCGCCGCAACCTGGCCCTTGCTGCTCACGCTCATCAAAAGCGTCGCGCTGCTCGTGATCCTGCTGATCTTCATCGCTTACGTCCTCTACGCGGACCGCAAGATTTGGGCCGCCGTGCAACTGCGGCGCGGTCCCAATGTGGTCGGTCCCTTCGGCCTTTGGCAGAGCTTCGCCGACATGTTGAAGTTCGTCTTCAAGGAGCCGATCATCCCGGATGGCGCCAACAAGGGCGTCTTCTTGCTCGCGCCCTTCGTCATGGGCATGCTGGCGCTTTCGGCTTGGGCGGTGATTCCGATCAGCGCGGGCTGGGCGGTTGCCGATCTGAACGTCGGTATCCTCTATATTTTCGCGATCTCTTCGCTCAGCGTCTATGGCATCATCATGGGCGGCTGGGCGTCAAACTCGAAATATCCGTTTCTCTCGGCGTTGCGCTCCGCCGCGCAGATGATTTCCTACGAAGTTTCGATCGGTTTCGTCATCATCACCGTGCTGCTTTGCGCCGGTTCCCTCAATCTTGGCGATATCGTCCAGGCGCAGGACACGCGCTTTGGACTGCTTGGCTGGTATTGGCTGCCGCTGTTTCCGATGTTCGTGATCTTTTTCATTTCGGCGCTTGCCGAAACGAACCGGCCTCCGTTCGACCTCGTCGAGGCCGAGTCCGAGCTTGTCGCGGGATTTATGGTGGAATATTCCTCGACCCCCTACATGATCTTCATGCTCGCCGAATATGTGGCGATCGTCACCATGTGCGCACTGACGACGATTCTCTTCCTCGGTGGCTGGCTGCCGCCCTTCCAGGTTTGGCCTTTCCTCCTTATCCCTGGCGCGGTATGGTTTATCTTGAAGGTTTGCCTGGTGTTTTTCATGATCTCCATGGTGAAAGCCTTCGTCCCAAGATATCGCTATGATCAGCTGATGCGGCTTGGCTGGAAAGTGTTTTTGCCGCTCTCGCTTGGCATGGTCGTTCTCGTCGCCGGGGTGCTTCAATTCACCGGCTGGGGCGCGGGCATGGGACAATGA
- the nuoG gene encoding NADH-quinone oxidoreductase subunit NuoG, translated as MSKLIVDGVEVDVPPEYTLLQACEEAGAEIPRFCFHERLSIAGNCRMCLVEVKGGPPKPSASCAVAVRDLRPGPNGEPPVVLTKSPMVKKAREGVMEFLLINHPLDCPICDQGGECDLQDQAMAFGVDSSRFAENKRAVEDKYIGPLVRTSMNRCIHCTRCVRFTAEVAGTGDMGATGRGEDMEITTYLETAMRSELQGNVADLCPVGALLPKPYSFKARSWELVKTESFDVMDALGSSIRIDTRGREVMRILPRINDAVNEEWISDKTRQIVDGLKTKRLDRPYLRENGKLREASWQEAFEAIAAKIKQASPARIGAIAGDLCAVEEIFALRLLMQSLGAASIDCRQDGAKLDPSLGRASYIFNPAVAGIDEADGLIIIGSNPRKEAPVLNARIRKRWLRGGFPVAVIGEKVDLTYDYAYLGAGPETLASIAGNLPFKAEKPIVLIGQGAFARQDGRAILALAAQAAQALGAFNGGWNGFAVLHTAAARVGGLDLGCVPGQGGIDAQAMTRSGALDVLFLLGADEIAVEPGAFVIYQGTHGDRGAARADVILPGAVYTEKTGTYVNTEGRVQLADRANFPPGAAREDWAILRALSEVLGHKLPFDSLRALRGRLYAAHPHFAELDEIAAPPPFDTQALAAAGGDFANVPFTPAIADFYLTNPVARASAVMAECSAVAQGFAREAAE; from the coding sequence ATGAGCAAACTCATCGTGGATGGTGTCGAAGTCGACGTCCCGCCGGAATATACGCTGCTCCAGGCGTGCGAAGAGGCGGGCGCTGAGATTCCGCGTTTTTGCTTTCATGAGCGCCTTTCGATTGCCGGCAATTGCCGAATGTGCCTTGTCGAGGTCAAGGGCGGACCACCGAAACCATCCGCTTCCTGTGCCGTCGCGGTTCGGGATTTGCGTCCCGGCCCGAACGGCGAGCCGCCCGTGGTTCTCACCAAATCCCCCATGGTGAAAAAGGCCCGTGAAGGGGTGATGGAATTTCTGCTCATCAATCATCCGCTCGATTGTCCGATTTGCGATCAGGGCGGCGAATGCGATCTGCAGGATCAGGCGATGGCGTTCGGTGTCGATTCCTCGCGCTTTGCCGAAAACAAGCGCGCCGTCGAGGACAAATATATCGGGCCGCTGGTACGCACCTCGATGAACCGCTGCATCCATTGCACGCGCTGCGTGAGATTTACGGCGGAAGTCGCCGGGACCGGCGACATGGGCGCGACCGGCCGCGGCGAAGACATGGAAATCACCACCTATCTCGAAACCGCGATGCGCTCCGAGCTGCAAGGCAATGTCGCGGATCTTTGCCCGGTCGGCGCGTTGCTGCCCAAACCTTATTCGTTCAAGGCGCGGTCCTGGGAACTTGTCAAAACCGAATCCTTCGACGTCATGGATGCGCTCGGCTCGTCGATCCGCATCGATACGCGCGGGCGGGAAGTGATGCGCATCTTGCCGCGCATCAACGATGCGGTGAACGAGGAGTGGATTTCCGACAAGACGCGCCAAATTGTCGATGGGCTGAAGACCAAGCGTCTCGACCGGCCTTATCTGCGCGAAAACGGCAAATTGCGGGAAGCGTCCTGGCAAGAGGCTTTCGAGGCGATCGCGGCCAAGATCAAACAGGCATCTCCGGCACGGATTGGGGCCATCGCTGGTGACCTATGCGCCGTTGAAGAAATATTCGCCCTGCGGCTCCTGATGCAAAGCCTCGGCGCCGCCTCAATCGATTGCCGGCAAGATGGCGCGAAACTCGATCCCTCGCTTGGCCGGGCTAGCTACATTTTCAATCCCGCGGTCGCTGGCATCGACGAGGCGGATGGCCTGATCATCATCGGCTCGAATCCGCGCAAGGAAGCGCCGGTGTTGAACGCGCGCATCCGCAAGCGCTGGCTGAGGGGCGGGTTTCCTGTGGCCGTCATCGGCGAGAAAGTCGATCTCACCTATGACTATGCGTATCTTGGGGCGGGACCTGAAACGCTGGCTTCGATTGCTGGAAATTTACCGTTCAAAGCCGAAAAGCCGATCGTCCTCATCGGTCAAGGCGCCTTCGCGCGTCAGGATGGGCGGGCGATCCTCGCGCTCGCCGCGCAGGCGGCGCAGGCGCTGGGCGCTTTCAACGGGGGCTGGAATGGCTTTGCTGTCCTGCATACGGCGGCGGCGCGCGTCGGCGGCCTCGATCTCGGCTGCGTGCCGGGGCAGGGTGGGATCGACGCACAGGCCATGACCAGAAGCGGGGCGCTCGACGTCCTCTTCCTTCTCGGTGCCGACGAGATCGCGGTGGAACCGGGGGCCTTCGTGATTTACCAAGGCACGCATGGTGATCGTGGCGCCGCGCGCGCCGATGTCATCCTCCCCGGTGCGGTCTATACGGAAAAAACTGGCACCTATGTCAACACGGAGGGCCGCGTGCAATTGGCGGATCGCGCGAATTTCCCGCCCGGCGCCGCACGCGAGGACTGGGCCATACTCCGGGCGCTTTCCGAGGTGCTCGGACACAAATTGCCGTTCGATTCCCTGCGAGCCTTGCGCGGGCGTCTTTATGCAGCGCATCCGCATTTCGCGGAGCTTGACGAGATTGCCGCGCCCCCGCCTTTCGACACGCAGGCACTGGCGGCGGCGGGAGGCGACTTTGCCAATGTGCCTTTCACTCCGGCCATCGCTGACTTTTACCTCACCAATCCGGTCGCGCGCGCCTCGGCGGTGATGGCGGAATGTTCCGCCGTCGCGCAAGGTTTCGCGCGCGAGGCGGCGGAGTAA
- the nuoF gene encoding NADH-quinone oxidoreductase subunit NuoF, translating into MLEDKDRIFTNLYGFGDWRLKGALARGAWDNTKKLIDKGQEWIINEMKASGLRGRGGAGFPTGLKWSFMPKPDPARPSYLVVNADESEPGTCKDREIMRNDPQLLIEGCFIACFAMQAHACYIYIRGEYILEGQRLEAAIAEAYAAKLIGKNNRHGWPFDIYVHHGAGAYICGEETALLESLEGKKGMPRLKPPFPANMGLYGSPTTVNNVESIAVAPDILRRGAAWFASFGAKNNAGTKLFCISGHVNKPCNVEEAMSIPFRELIDRHCGGVRGGTDNLLAVIPGGSSVPLVPAHQIIDAAMDFDTLRDLKSGLGTAAVIVMDKSTDIVRAIARISYFYKHESCGQCTPCREGTGWLWRVVSRMAEGRAQKREIDMLLEVTTQIEGHTICALGDAAAWPVQGLIRHFRPEIERRIDQYTANPHSEPIKDFGVAAE; encoded by the coding sequence ATGCTTGAAGACAAGGACCGCATCTTCACCAATCTCTACGGCTTTGGCGATTGGCGGCTCAAGGGCGCCCTCGCGCGCGGGGCGTGGGACAATACGAAGAAATTGATCGACAAGGGCCAGGAGTGGATCATCAACGAGATGAAGGCCTCGGGTCTGCGCGGGCGCGGCGGCGCCGGGTTCCCGACGGGTCTCAAATGGTCCTTCATGCCGAAACCCGATCCGGCGCGGCCGTCCTACCTCGTCGTCAATGCCGATGAATCGGAGCCCGGCACCTGCAAGGACCGGGAAATCATGCGCAACGATCCGCAGCTTTTGATCGAGGGTTGCTTCATCGCGTGCTTCGCGATGCAGGCGCATGCCTGTTACATTTATATTCGCGGCGAATATATCTTGGAAGGTCAGCGTCTTGAGGCCGCCATCGCCGAAGCCTATGCGGCAAAGCTCATTGGCAAGAACAACCGGCACGGCTGGCCCTTCGATATTTACGTTCATCACGGCGCGGGCGCTTACATTTGCGGCGAGGAAACCGCGCTTCTGGAATCGCTTGAGGGCAAGAAAGGCATGCCCCGGCTGAAGCCGCCGTTCCCCGCCAATATGGGCCTTTACGGATCCCCGACGACCGTCAACAATGTGGAATCGATTGCTGTCGCGCCAGATATTCTCCGCCGCGGTGCCGCGTGGTTCGCGAGCTTCGGCGCAAAAAACAATGCGGGGACCAAGCTTTTTTGTATTTCCGGCCACGTCAACAAGCCGTGCAATGTGGAAGAGGCCATGTCGATTCCCTTCCGCGAATTGATTGACCGGCATTGCGGCGGCGTTCGCGGCGGCACCGACAATTTGCTGGCCGTGATCCCGGGAGGCTCTTCCGTGCCTCTCGTTCCGGCCCATCAAATTATCGACGCGGCGATGGATTTCGACACCTTGCGGGATTTGAAATCAGGACTTGGCACCGCCGCCGTCATCGTGATGGACAAATCAACCGATATTGTGCGGGCGATCGCGCGGATCAGTTATTTTTATAAGCATGAGAGCTGCGGCCAATGCACGCCATGCCGCGAAGGCACCGGCTGGCTCTGGCGCGTGGTCTCCCGCATGGCGGAGGGCCGCGCCCAAAAGCGTGAGATCGATATGCTGCTCGAAGTCACCACCCAAATCGAGGGCCACACGATCTGCGCGCTCGGCGATGCGGCAGCCTGGCCGGTGCAGGGCCTGATCCGGCATTTCCGGCCGGAGATCGAGCGGCGGATCGACCAATATACCGCCAATCCGCATTCGGAGCCGATCAAAGATTTTGGCGTTGCGGCGGAGTAA
- the nuoE gene encoding NADH-quinone oxidoreductase subunit NuoE translates to MSVRRLADQQPNSFAFTLENEEKSAEILTKYPDGRQASAVIALLWLAQKQNDYWLPKPAIEAVAKKLGMPYIRVLEIATFYTMFNLSPVGKFHVQMCGTTPCVLAGSDGIKNILLQRIGGQGEVTADGLFSWVEVECLGACCNAPMVQINDDYYEDLTPENFVTLLDDLAAGRPVMIGSQQGRVTSEPAGGLTSLTSFYGTDGRSGPLSSLGSNQS, encoded by the coding sequence ATGTCCGTTCGCCGACTTGCCGACCAGCAGCCCAATTCCTTCGCCTTTACTCTCGAAAACGAGGAGAAATCTGCGGAGATCCTTACGAAATATCCAGACGGCCGACAGGCTTCCGCGGTGATCGCGCTTCTGTGGCTGGCGCAAAAGCAAAATGATTATTGGCTGCCGAAGCCAGCGATCGAGGCAGTCGCCAAAAAGCTCGGCATGCCTTACATCCGGGTGCTCGAAATCGCGACTTTCTACACGATGTTCAATCTCTCTCCAGTCGGCAAGTTCCACGTCCAAATGTGCGGCACGACGCCTTGCGTTCTTGCAGGATCCGACGGGATCAAGAACATTCTCCTCCAACGGATTGGCGGACAAGGCGAAGTGACGGCGGATGGCCTGTTTTCGTGGGTCGAAGTCGAGTGCCTGGGCGCCTGCTGCAACGCCCCGATGGTCCAGATCAACGACGATTACTATGAGGATCTCACACCGGAAAATTTTGTGACATTGCTCGACGATCTGGCCGCTGGGCGCCCGGTGATGATTGGCTCGCAGCAAGGCCGCGTGACCTCCGAACCGGCGGGCGGCCTTACGTCATTGACATCCTTCTACGGCACGGACGGCCGCAGCGGTCCTTTAAGTTCGCTCGGTTCAAACCAATCCTAA
- a CDS encoding NADH-quinone oxidoreductase subunit D, which produces MSENPVRNFAINFGPQHPAAHGVLRLVLELDGEVVERVDPHIGLLHRGTEKLMEARTYLQNVPYFDRLDYVAPMNQEHAFCLAIEKLLGLEVPRRGQLLRVLFCEIGRILSHLLNLTTQALDVGALTPPLWGFEEREKLMIFYERASGARLHANYFRPGGVHMDVPQELLDDIGAWCDPFLKFCDDLQALFIENRIFKQRNVDIGIVSLADCWRWGFSGVMVRGSGAAWDLRKSQPYECYEEMDFDIPVGRHGDNYDRQVIRMEEMRQAVKIMKQCVEKLSGPGGKGPVAAKDGKVVPPSRAEMKRSMEALIHHFKLYTEGFHVPAGEVYCAVEAPKGEFGVYLVSDGTDKPYRCKIRAPGFAHLAAMDFLCRKSMLADVSAILGSIDIVFGEVDR; this is translated from the coding sequence ATGAGCGAAAATCCGGTCCGCAATTTTGCGATCAACTTTGGGCCGCAGCATCCGGCCGCGCATGGCGTTTTGCGCCTGGTTCTCGAGCTAGACGGCGAAGTCGTCGAGCGAGTTGACCCGCATATCGGCCTTCTCCATCGCGGCACCGAAAAGCTGATGGAGGCGCGCACCTATTTGCAGAATGTGCCTTATTTCGACCGGCTCGATTATGTCGCGCCGATGAATCAGGAACATGCCTTTTGCCTAGCCATCGAAAAACTGCTCGGCCTTGAGGTTCCGCGCCGCGGCCAGCTGCTGCGGGTTTTGTTTTGCGAGATCGGCCGGATTCTCTCGCATCTCCTCAACCTGACCACGCAGGCCCTGGATGTGGGCGCCTTGACGCCGCCGCTGTGGGGCTTTGAGGAGCGCGAAAAGCTCATGATTTTTTATGAGCGGGCGTCGGGTGCCCGCTTGCATGCCAATTATTTCCGGCCCGGCGGCGTGCATATGGATGTGCCCCAGGAGTTGCTCGATGACATCGGCGCCTGGTGCGATCCTTTCTTAAAATTTTGCGATGATTTGCAGGCGCTTTTCATTGAAAACCGTATCTTCAAACAGCGCAATGTCGATATCGGCATCGTCAGTCTCGCGGATTGCTGGCGCTGGGGTTTTTCCGGGGTGATGGTGCGCGGCTCGGGCGCGGCGTGGGATCTGCGCAAGTCGCAACCCTATGAATGCTACGAGGAGATGGATTTCGACATTCCGGTCGGCCGCCATGGCGACAATTACGACCGGCAAGTCATCCGCATGGAAGAGATGCGCCAGGCGGTCAAGATCATGAAGCAATGCGTCGAAAAGCTTTCGGGGCCTGGCGGCAAGGGGCCTGTCGCCGCGAAGGATGGCAAGGTTGTGCCGCCGTCTCGCGCGGAAATGAAGCGTTCGATGGAGGCATTGATCCATCATTTCAAGCTCTATACCGAAGGCTTCCATGTGCCGGCCGGCGAGGTCTATTGCGCGGTCGAGGCGCCAAAGGGGGAGTTTGGCGTCTACCTCGTCTCGGATGGCACCGATAAGCCGTATCGCTGCAAGATCCGAGCGCCGGGCTTCGCGCATCTGGCCGCGATGGATTTCCTTTGCCGCAAATCGATGCTTGCCGATGTCAGCGCGATTTTGGGTTCGATCGATATCGTTTTCGGTGAGGTTGACCGGTGA
- a CDS encoding NADH-quinone oxidoreductase subunit C, with protein MDSGLQQLSETIAAALPGAISGHSTAFGELTLTVEADRLIETVTYLRDDPNCLFVCFIDLTAVDYPSREKRFDVVTHLLSPRHNRRIRVKVETGEMTPVTSLTGLYPAADWFERETYDLFGVVFAGHPDLRRLLTDYGFDGHPLRKDFPMTGYVEVRYDDEQKRVVYEPVQLTQEFRTFDFLSPWEGAIDYVLPGDEKAKDKPQ; from the coding sequence ATGGACAGTGGTTTGCAGCAACTCAGCGAGACAATAGCGGCGGCTCTGCCTGGTGCCATTAGCGGACACTCGACCGCTTTCGGCGAATTGACCCTGACGGTCGAGGCCGACCGCCTCATTGAGACCGTCACCTATCTACGGGACGATCCAAACTGTCTCTTCGTGTGTTTTATCGATCTCACCGCCGTCGATTATCCGTCCCGCGAGAAGCGCTTCGACGTTGTTACCCATCTTCTGTCGCCAAGGCACAACCGCCGCATCCGCGTCAAGGTTGAGACGGGCGAGATGACACCGGTTACCTCGCTCACCGGCCTTTATCCCGCCGCCGACTGGTTCGAGCGCGAGACTTACGATCTTTTCGGCGTGGTTTTTGCAGGCCACCCAGATCTGCGGCGGCTGTTGACCGATTATGGCTTTGATGGCCACCCGCTGCGCAAGGATTTCCCGATGACGGGCTATGTCGAGGTGCGCTACGACGATGAGCAGAAGCGTGTCGTCTATGAGCCGGTTCAGCTCACTCAGGAATTCCGCACGTTCGATTTCCTGTCGCCCTGGGAGGGCGCGATCGACTATGTTTTGCCTGGCGATGAGAAAGCTAAGGACAAGCCGCAATGA
- a CDS encoding NADH-quinone oxidoreductase subunit B family protein: protein MGLISPRAAAPSAAADPYFLSLNDQLADKGFLVTTADELINWARTGSLMWMTFGLACCAVEMMQASMPRYDVERFGFAPRGSPRQSDVMIVAGTLTNKMAPALRKVYDQMPEPRYVISMGSCANGGGYYHYSYSVVRGCDRIVPVDIYVPGCPPSAEALLYGILLLQKKIRRTGTIER from the coding sequence ATGGGATTGATCTCGCCCCGCGCCGCCGCCCCGAGTGCGGCAGCCGACCCATACTTTCTTTCACTCAATGATCAGCTTGCCGATAAGGGTTTTCTCGTAACCACGGCGGATGAGCTCATCAACTGGGCGCGCACGGGTTCCCTTATGTGGATGACCTTCGGACTCGCCTGTTGTGCCGTCGAAATGATGCAGGCCTCGATGCCGCGGTATGACGTCGAGCGATTCGGCTTCGCGCCGCGCGGCTCGCCGCGCCAGTCGGATGTGATGATTGTCGCTGGCACCCTCACCAACAAAATGGCGCCGGCTCTGCGCAAGGTCTACGACCAAATGCCGGAGCCTCGCTATGTCATCTCCATGGGTTCCTGCGCCAATGGCGGCGGCTATTACCACTATTCTTACTCGGTCGTGCGCGGCTGCGACCGCATTGTGCCCGTCGACATCTACGTTCCCGGCTGCCCGCCCTCGGCGGAAGCGCTCCTTTATGGCATTTTGCTCCTCCAAAAAAAGATCCGCCGCACAGGTACAATTGAGCGGTAA
- a CDS encoding NADH-quinone oxidoreductase subunit A encodes MLFDQYLPLAIFMAVAAVISGALLLAPFLAAFKAPDPEKLSAYECGFNAFDDARMQFDVRFYLVSLLFIIFDLEVAFLFPWAVAFREAGAFGFWSMMIFLGVLTIGFVYEWKKGALEWD; translated from the coding sequence ATGCTGTTCGACCAATATTTGCCGCTCGCGATCTTCATGGCGGTGGCCGCCGTCATATCGGGTGCCCTCCTGCTGGCGCCTTTCCTTGCGGCTTTCAAGGCGCCGGATCCGGAAAAACTCTCAGCCTATGAATGCGGATTCAATGCCTTTGACGATGCGCGGATGCAATTCGACGTGCGTTTCTATTTGGTGTCGCTGCTTTTCATTATTTTCGATCTTGAGGTCGCGTTTTTGTTTCCCTGGGCCGTGGCGTTTCGCGAAGCCGGGGCCTTCGGATTTTGGTCGATGATGATCTTTCTTGGCGTTCTTACGATTGGTTTCGTTTATGAATGGAAGAAGGGAGCGCTCGAATGGGATTGA
- the dprA gene encoding DNA-processing protein DprA, with translation MDGPPLDLEALSPLDDGERFDWLRLLRCENIGPRTFRILLERHGSAGAALKALPALIASGKTGRPIRIATMDEVEREVEATHQAGARFIGIGEPDYPALLRRTPSPPPIIAVRGNLLSLRRSKIAIVGARNASAAGLAITSQLARGIARSGHVIVSGLARGIDAKAHQATAETGTIAVLAGGLGKIYPAEHDALLELILEHGAAISEMPFAWEARGRDFPRRNRIVAGLCRAVVVVEAARRSGSLITARFAAEAGREIFAVPGSPLDPRAEGANDLLRDGATFCTKAEDVTNALAAQNLSREQPDAGFFESGPKGVPYEPLWDELDLTDTADAVSIPADSPRQTDATQPLTTNGSAEGAADKPAGRPEAIEQRLAALLGPVPVPVDELARLAETSAREVRAALLALKLAGQVEWHLGDLVSSRPGTWPGADSHED, from the coding sequence ATGGACGGCCCTCCGCTTGACTTAGAAGCGCTTTCGCCCCTCGATGACGGTGAACGGTTCGATTGGCTGCGGCTCCTGCGCTGCGAAAATATTGGCCCCCGGACATTTCGTATTCTGCTTGAGAGGCATGGGAGTGCGGGCGCGGCGCTCAAAGCTCTTCCAGCCCTGATCGCGAGCGGCAAGACCGGCCGGCCGATCCGCATTGCGACGATGGACGAGGTCGAGCGCGAGGTCGAGGCGACACACCAGGCGGGCGCCCGTTTCATTGGGATTGGTGAACCCGATTACCCTGCTCTCCTGCGGCGCACCCCTTCGCCGCCGCCGATAATCGCGGTGCGCGGCAATCTTTTGAGCCTTCGCCGCTCGAAAATCGCGATTGTTGGCGCCCGCAACGCGTCCGCGGCCGGCTTGGCGATCACATCCCAGCTTGCGCGCGGAATTGCCCGCTCTGGGCATGTCATTGTCTCCGGTCTCGCGCGCGGAATCGACGCCAAGGCGCATCAGGCTACGGCTGAGACCGGAACCATCGCAGTCCTGGCGGGCGGTTTGGGAAAAATCTACCCCGCCGAACATGATGCCTTGCTCGAACTCATCCTTGAACACGGCGCGGCGATCAGCGAAATGCCGTTCGCCTGGGAGGCGCGGGGACGCGACTTTCCTCGCCGCAACCGCATTGTTGCGGGCCTTTGCCGGGCAGTTGTCGTCGTCGAGGCGGCACGCCGGTCCGGCTCGCTCATCACCGCGCGATTCGCAGCTGAAGCAGGACGCGAAATCTTTGCCGTGCCGGGCTCGCCGCTCGATCCGCGGGCGGAAGGCGCCAATGATCTGCTGCGCGACGGCGCGACCTTCTGTACCAAGGCCGAAGATGTGACGAACGCCCTGGCGGCGCAGAATTTGTCGCGCGAACAGCCGGATGCGGGCTTTTTCGAATCCGGCCCAAAGGGCGTTCCCTATGAGCCTTTGTGGGACGAACTCGACCTAACCGACACGGCGGACGCGGTTTCCATTCCAGCAGATTCGCCCCGTCAGACCGATGCCACCCAGCCACTCACCACGAACGGAAGCGCTGAGGGGGCGGCGGACAAGCCCGCCGGGCGCCCGGAGGCAATCGAGCAGCGGCTCGCCGCCCTTCTCGGACCGGTTCCGGTGCCGGTGGACGAACTCGCCCGCCTGGCGGAGACTTCCGCCCGAGAGGTGAGGGCGGCGTTGCTTGCCCTGAAGCTTGCGGGTCAGGTCGAATGGCACCTTGGCGATCTCGTATCCTCGCGACCAGGCACCTGGCCCGGCGCCGATTCTCACGAAGACTGA
- the plsY gene encoding glycerol-3-phosphate 1-O-acyltransferase PlsY, with protein sequence MFQDLFAFLIGYVCGAIPFGLILTRLAGTTNLRAIGSGNIGATNVLRTGRKDLAALTLLLDLLKGTAAVLIVAHFMPGPAELFAALGAFLGHLFPVWIGFKGGKGVATFLGCLLAAAWPAGLAFAIVWLVVAFLTRYSSAAALTASALTPAVLLVMGQNAAALMFGLMAIFLWAKHRPNISRLLAGTESRIGKT encoded by the coding sequence GTGTTTCAAGACCTTTTTGCGTTTCTCATTGGCTATGTCTGCGGCGCGATCCCGTTTGGCCTGATTTTGACTCGCTTGGCAGGCACCACGAATCTGCGCGCCATAGGCTCCGGCAATATTGGTGCGACCAATGTTCTGCGCACCGGCCGCAAGGATTTGGCCGCGCTGACTCTTCTCCTTGATCTTCTCAAGGGAACGGCCGCTGTTTTGATCGTTGCCCATTTCATGCCCGGACCCGCCGAGCTTTTTGCCGCTCTCGGGGCATTTTTGGGTCATTTGTTCCCGGTCTGGATCGGTTTCAAGGGCGGCAAGGGGGTGGCGACCTTTTTGGGCTGCCTTCTCGCCGCTGCCTGGCCGGCGGGGCTCGCCTTTGCCATCGTCTGGCTGGTGGTCGCCTTCCTCACCCGCTACTCGTCGGCCGCCGCTCTCACTGCGAGCGCGTTGACCCCGGCCGTTCTCCTGGTCATGGGCCAAAACGCCGCCGCCCTCATGTTCGGTCTCATGGCGATTTTTCTGTGGGCCAAGCATCGCCCGAATATTTCGCGGCTCCTGGCTGGGACTGAATCCCGAATCGGGAAAACTTAA